A stretch of the Flavobacterium sp. 5 genome encodes the following:
- a CDS encoding SRPBCC domain-containing protein encodes MNTNLTFDFTVNKETNTVHVKKEFAAGLALVWDAYTKPELLDQWWGPKPWFTKTKSMEFIEGGRRLYAMCGPEGQEHWALADFTSISPKTNFKFLSGFCDKDGNINKEMPRSVWNIDFVDKENTTFVDIAIKHETLANLEQLLVMGFKEGFTIALNGLDKLFANT; translated from the coding sequence ATGAATACTAATCTGACATTCGATTTTACTGTGAACAAAGAAACGAATACAGTTCATGTAAAAAAAGAATTCGCAGCTGGTTTGGCGTTGGTTTGGGACGCTTATACCAAACCAGAATTGCTTGATCAATGGTGGGGGCCAAAACCTTGGTTTACCAAAACCAAATCAATGGAATTCATAGAAGGTGGGCGAAGGTTATATGCTATGTGTGGACCAGAAGGGCAAGAACATTGGGCATTGGCCGATTTTACTTCTATCTCTCCTAAAACTAATTTTAAGTTTTTGAGTGGTTTTTGTGATAAAGACGGTAATATAAATAAAGAAATGCCACGTTCTGTGTGGAATATTGATTTTGTTGATAAAGAAAATACTACTTTTGTAGATATTGCGATTAAACACGAAACATTAGCCAATTTGGAACAACTACTTGTTATGGGCTTCAAAGAAGGATTTACCATAGCTTTAAATGGATTGGATAAATTATTTGCTAACACTTAA
- a CDS encoding TolC family protein codes for MTFRLLTILFLCFFKSFSQEKNLNYFLEKAQKNSPLLKDYNNQIEATSIDSLLFRANQKPLVTGNLNAMYAPIINHVGYDEAITNGQSISGLLGVNKRIMSKNQINSQSETFKIIKDALVLNQKVATKDLNKSIISQYITAFGTSDQIDYNQKIATLLKDETSILKKLTQNSIYKQTDYLIFNAAVKQQELTLLQLKQQYQNDLALLNYLSGETDTTFVNLKKPEVELKTITSSDKTIFLKQFEVDSLKIDNQSKLIDNAYKPSISLLADAGYLSSLYYQPYKNFGFSVGAGLSIPIYDGNQRSLQHQKNETALATNLAYKNNFNKQFRQQLLILNQKLNQVNDVEKQLQVQLKIADALIEADKKLFVTGDAQITEYIIAVGNLLSIKSAITQNYINKLQIINEINYWSFND; via the coding sequence ATGACATTCAGGCTTTTAACCATACTTTTTCTCTGCTTTTTTAAGTCCTTTTCCCAAGAAAAGAATTTAAACTATTTCCTCGAGAAAGCACAGAAGAATTCTCCATTACTAAAAGATTATAACAATCAAATCGAAGCTACATCTATTGATAGTTTGTTGTTTCGTGCTAATCAAAAACCATTGGTTACAGGGAATTTAAATGCTATGTATGCTCCAATTATTAATCATGTTGGTTATGACGAAGCAATAACTAATGGTCAGTCTATTTCGGGATTATTGGGTGTGAATAAGCGCATAATGAGTAAAAATCAAATCAATTCACAATCAGAAACATTTAAAATAATAAAGGATGCTTTGGTTTTAAATCAAAAAGTGGCCACAAAGGATTTAAACAAATCAATTATTTCTCAATATATAACTGCTTTTGGAACTTCAGATCAAATCGACTACAATCAAAAAATAGCAACGCTTTTAAAAGATGAAACTTCTATTCTAAAAAAGTTGACACAAAATTCCATTTATAAACAAACCGATTATTTGATTTTTAATGCGGCAGTAAAGCAACAAGAATTGACTCTGTTGCAATTGAAACAACAATACCAAAATGATTTAGCTTTGCTAAACTACCTTTCAGGTGAAACTGATACTACTTTTGTGAATTTGAAAAAACCTGAAGTAGAACTCAAAACAATTACTTCATCAGATAAAACTATATTTTTAAAACAATTTGAAGTAGATAGTCTAAAAATTGATAACCAAAGTAAACTGATTGACAATGCCTACAAACCCTCAATTTCTTTGCTTGCTGATGCGGGATATTTATCAAGTCTTTATTATCAACCATATAAAAATTTTGGCTTCAGTGTTGGCGCTGGATTATCAATTCCTATTTATGATGGCAATCAACGCAGTTTGCAACATCAGAAAAACGAAACGGCTTTGGCTACCAATTTGGCTTACAAAAACAATTTTAACAAACAATTTAGGCAACAACTATTGATTTTGAATCAGAAATTAAATCAAGTTAATGACGTCGAAAAGCAACTACAAGTACAACTCAAAATAGCTGATGCCCTAATAGAAGCCGACAAAAAGTTATTTGTTACTGGCGATGCACAAATCACCGAGTATATTATTGCCGTTGGGAATTTACTTTCTATTAAAAGTGCTATCACTCAAAATTACATCAACAAACTTCAAATTATTAATGAAATTAATTATTGGAGTTTTAATGACTAA
- a CDS encoding helix-turn-helix transcriptional regulator, producing the protein MKVTDYKPKVILRPYIKTFRLIESGNEIINRVLPMTSLAISFRINGQISYISDNNCESLPSSTISGLRKSVRLINYSENTSAIIILFTETGISAFSKMPAHELFEKTVSLDNFFNQKEIHQIESLLFENQGIEQKISIIENFLLSKLEVKGRDDLITAAIDKINSTKGSLKITELAKSLYISNDAFEKRFRKTVGTTPKKYSTIVKLSSLAKQGDINLLERVFETGYYDQPHFNKDFKLFTGQSPTDFYKINSFW; encoded by the coding sequence ATGAAAGTTACAGACTATAAACCAAAAGTAATTTTAAGACCTTATATAAAAACATTCAGACTTATTGAAAGCGGGAATGAAATAATAAATAGGGTCTTACCGATGACTTCTCTTGCAATTTCGTTTCGAATTAATGGGCAGATAAGTTATATATCCGATAATAATTGTGAGTCCTTACCATCATCTACAATTTCAGGATTAAGAAAATCTGTAAGACTTATCAATTATTCTGAAAATACTTCTGCCATTATTATATTATTTACGGAAACAGGAATTTCTGCTTTTTCAAAAATGCCGGCTCACGAATTATTCGAAAAAACGGTTTCGCTTGACAATTTTTTCAATCAGAAAGAAATTCATCAGATTGAATCTCTGTTATTTGAAAATCAAGGAATTGAACAAAAAATTTCAATAATCGAAAATTTTCTATTATCAAAACTAGAAGTAAAAGGAAGAGATGACTTAATAACAGCAGCAATTGACAAAATCAATTCTACAAAAGGAAGTTTGAAAATTACTGAACTGGCAAAATCATTATACATAAGTAATGATGCATTTGAAAAAAGGTTCAGAAAAACTGTTGGAACAACACCAAAAAAATATTCGACAATTGTAAAGTTATCTTCGCTCGCAAAACAAGGTGATATAAATTTACTTGAAAGGGTTTTTGAAACTGGATATTATGACCAACCCCATTTTAATAAAGATTTTAAATTATTTACTGGGCAAAGTCCAACTGATTTTTATAAAATAAATTCCTTTTGGTAA
- a CDS encoding efflux RND transporter permease subunit, with amino-acid sequence MKNFFVRHKHGLSTIIFLIILGGFFAYSKMQTSLFPEITFPKIKIIADAGQQPVDKMMIMVTKPLENVIKKVPDLQNIRSTTSRGSCEISAFMDWNSDIDLAKTRIAEQIEQIKNDLPPDTQITVEKMNPSILPVIGYAMEGKGMSAIELKKIANYTIKPFLSQIGGVSEIRIIGGKEKEYWLSLDFDKMRTLGISPNTITQVMSQTNFIKSNGYLSDYRYLYLTITNAQVDKKEELENLVILNNGKGIVTLKDICSVEIREAKEYIKVNANGKESILIAVIKQPNSNLITLTDEMNKKVEALKKILPSTIKIKPYYEQASFVNDAVKSVTDSLLIGLLLAIIVAVLFLKSAKASVTILIIIPVTLGLTLIVLYLTGQTFNIMTLGAIAAALGLIIDDAIVVVEQIHRTHEEHPEEPTTSLLQKAIRYLFLAMVGSSISTIVIFIPFVLMSGVAGSYFKVLTDTMIITLVCSFFVTWLLLPVVYLVLSKNEKKSTITKETEPIHEVKTQNWVAYFIAKPIISIGFCLILILSIILILPNLETGFLPEMDEGSIVLDYESPPGTSLEETDRMLKEVEKIIVQIPEVEAYSRRTGTQMGFFITEPNSGDYLIQLKKERTKTSNDVIDEIRQKVEATQPALRIDFGQVIGDMLGDLMSSVSPIEVKIYGTSQAELQKIAKKVNAIVENVEGTADVFDGIVLAGPAINIEPNYTKLAQFGITPTDLQFQMQTALEGNVVGSLLENEQTTPIRLIYTNSKNRTLADIKKLQLFLPNGQVVPISSLVDISVQKGIAEIQRENLQMMGVITGRLDNRDLGSVMQEIQQKVTDEIHLPSGYYVEYAGAYKEQQQSFKELLIILISSSLLVFGVILFLFRDVRIALVILLISILGISGSYLLLFITQTPLNVGSYTGIIMIVGIISENAIFTFLQFRETFKLTRNVNESIIYSISTRLRPKLMTALGAIIALLPLAIGMGTGSELHQPLAIAVIGGFIIALPLLLIVLPTLLALIYKNEKHFMHFDLEL; translated from the coding sequence ATGAAAAACTTTTTTGTTCGACATAAGCATGGTTTAAGCACTATTATCTTCCTAATTATTTTGGGTGGTTTTTTTGCTTATTCAAAAATGCAAACGAGTTTATTTCCAGAAATAACTTTTCCTAAAATAAAAATCATAGCCGATGCAGGACAACAACCTGTCGACAAAATGATGATTATGGTTACCAAACCGCTAGAAAATGTGATCAAAAAAGTTCCTGATTTACAAAATATTCGTAGTACAACAAGTAGAGGAAGTTGCGAAATATCGGCTTTTATGGACTGGAATTCTGACATTGATTTGGCAAAAACCCGAATTGCAGAACAAATCGAACAAATAAAAAATGATCTTCCACCTGATACGCAAATTACGGTCGAAAAAATGAATCCTTCCATCCTTCCTGTTATTGGTTATGCTATGGAGGGAAAAGGAATGTCGGCGATTGAACTCAAGAAAATTGCCAATTATACTATCAAACCATTCCTTTCTCAGATTGGCGGTGTTTCCGAAATTAGAATAATTGGTGGTAAAGAAAAGGAATATTGGTTGTCTTTGGATTTTGATAAAATGAGAACACTTGGCATTAGTCCAAATACAATTACTCAAGTGATGAGTCAAACCAATTTTATAAAATCAAATGGGTATTTATCAGACTATCGCTATTTGTATCTCACCATTACCAATGCTCAGGTTGATAAAAAAGAAGAACTCGAAAACCTTGTTATTCTCAATAATGGTAAAGGAATTGTAACGCTAAAAGATATTTGCAGCGTTGAAATTCGGGAAGCTAAAGAATACATAAAAGTCAATGCAAATGGTAAAGAAAGCATACTAATTGCGGTGATCAAACAACCAAATTCGAATTTGATTACTCTTACCGATGAGATGAATAAAAAAGTGGAAGCTTTAAAAAAAATTCTGCCGTCAACCATCAAAATTAAACCTTATTATGAACAAGCTAGTTTTGTAAATGATGCTGTAAAAAGTGTCACAGATAGTTTACTCATCGGGTTATTATTAGCGATAATTGTAGCTGTTTTATTTTTGAAATCAGCAAAAGCCAGTGTCACAATTTTAATTATTATCCCAGTTACTTTGGGATTAACACTTATTGTTTTGTACCTGACTGGGCAAACGTTTAACATCATGACTTTGGGAGCAATTGCTGCTGCTTTGGGTTTAATTATTGACGATGCGATTGTTGTTGTCGAACAAATTCACAGAACGCACGAAGAACATCCAGAAGAACCAACAACTTCGCTTTTGCAAAAGGCAATTCGGTATTTATTTCTGGCAATGGTTGGTTCATCAATAAGTACCATCGTTATTTTTATTCCTTTTGTATTGATGAGTGGCGTGGCAGGCTCTTATTTCAAAGTACTTACAGATACAATGATAATTACTTTGGTATGTTCTTTTTTTGTTACCTGGTTATTGTTACCTGTTGTTTATTTAGTGCTTTCTAAAAATGAAAAAAAATCAACTATTACTAAAGAGACAGAACCAATTCATGAAGTAAAAACTCAGAATTGGGTGGCTTATTTTATAGCCAAACCCATTATCAGTATTGGATTTTGTCTCATTTTGATTCTTTCTATTATACTAATTCTTCCCAATCTTGAAACTGGTTTTTTACCCGAAATGGATGAAGGCAGCATTGTTTTGGATTATGAGAGTCCACCAGGGACTTCATTGGAAGAAACCGACAGAATGCTGAAAGAAGTAGAAAAAATCATAGTACAAATTCCAGAAGTGGAAGCCTATAGTCGCCGAACAGGAACTCAAATGGGATTTTTTATTACCGAACCAAATAGCGGTGATTATTTAATTCAATTAAAGAAAGAGAGAACAAAAACCAGTAATGATGTTATAGATGAAATTCGTCAAAAAGTTGAAGCTACACAACCTGCTTTGCGAATTGATTTCGGTCAGGTAATTGGAGATATGCTTGGCGATTTGATGAGTTCTGTTTCGCCAATTGAAGTGAAAATTTATGGAACGAGTCAGGCAGAATTACAAAAAATAGCAAAAAAAGTAAATGCAATTGTTGAAAATGTAGAAGGAACCGCAGACGTTTTTGATGGAATCGTTTTGGCGGGACCTGCAATAAATATTGAACCCAATTATACAAAATTGGCACAATTCGGAATTACACCTACTGATTTACAATTTCAAATGCAAACGGCACTCGAAGGAAATGTTGTGGGTAGTTTGTTAGAAAATGAGCAAACAACTCCCATAAGATTGATCTATACAAATTCTAAAAACCGAACATTGGCTGATATAAAAAAATTGCAATTGTTCTTACCTAATGGACAAGTTGTACCGATTTCCAGTTTGGTTGATATTTCTGTTCAAAAAGGAATTGCTGAAATTCAGCGTGAAAATTTACAAATGATGGGAGTGATTACTGGGAGGTTGGACAATAGAGATTTAGGAAGTGTAATGCAGGAAATTCAGCAAAAGGTAACTGATGAGATTCATTTACCAAGTGGTTATTATGTCGAATATGCTGGAGCTTACAAAGAACAGCAACAATCCTTTAAAGAATTGTTGATAATTTTAATTAGTTCTTCTTTATTGGTTTTTGGTGTGATTTTATTTCTATTCCGAGATGTTCGTATTGCTTTGGTGATTCTTTTGATTTCGATTTTAGGAATTTCTGGTAGTTATCTTTTACTTTTTATAACTCAGACTCCTTTAAACGTGGGAAGCTACACAGGAATTATTATGATTGTTGGAATTATAAGCGAAAATGCCATATTTACCTTTTTACAATTTAGAGAAACCTTTAAATTGACCAGAAATGTAAACGAATCTATAATCTATTCGATTTCCACCCGATTGAGACCCAAATTAATGACAGCTTTAGGAGCTATAATTGCCTTGTTGCCTTTGGCTATTGGAATGGGAACTGGCTCTGAATTGCATCAACCACTTGCGATAGCAGTTATTGGAGGTTTTATTATTGCTCTTCCTTTGCTCTTAATCGTATTACCAACTTTATTGGCTTTGATTTATAAAAATGAAAAACACTTTATGCATTTTGATTTAGAGCTATAA
- a CDS encoding phosphatase PAP2 family protein codes for MKCLNLFGIFLFAQCVIAQNNVSDTIVLKDTVQNLKFNYKQLIIPTVLIGYGFIGLNSDQLKSFNSEVKEEVNEHIDEKVTIDDFMQYAPAASVYVLNACGDAGKNNLKDRSIILASSYLMMSVAVLALKDITKEERPDGSSNNSFPSGHTATAFAGAEFLWQEYKDKSIWYGVSGYIVATATGVFRVVNNRHWVTDVVAGAGIGILSTKVAYWIYPYVNRKIFTSNKTKENKVSSMIMPYYNGKQMGCGLVMQF; via the coding sequence ATGAAATGTCTTAATCTCTTTGGTATATTTTTATTTGCCCAATGTGTAATAGCTCAAAACAATGTATCCGATACTATTGTTTTAAAAGATACGGTACAAAATTTAAAGTTTAATTACAAACAATTAATTATTCCGACTGTATTAATTGGTTATGGATTTATTGGTCTTAATAGTGATCAGCTCAAGAGTTTTAATTCCGAGGTTAAAGAAGAGGTTAATGAGCATATTGACGAAAAAGTTACGATTGATGATTTTATGCAATATGCTCCAGCTGCTTCGGTTTATGTTTTAAATGCTTGTGGTGATGCGGGAAAAAATAATCTTAAAGACAGATCGATTATTTTGGCTAGTTCTTATCTTATGATGAGTGTTGCAGTTCTAGCTTTAAAAGATATTACTAAAGAAGAAAGGCCAGATGGCTCTTCCAACAATTCTTTTCCTTCGGGACATACGGCAACTGCTTTTGCTGGAGCCGAGTTTCTTTGGCAGGAATACAAAGACAAATCTATTTGGTACGGAGTAAGCGGTTATATTGTGGCTACAGCAACAGGTGTTTTTAGAGTTGTAAATAATAGGCATTGGGTTACAGATGTGGTTGCAGGAGCAGGAATTGGAATTCTAAGTACTAAGGTTGCTTATTGGATTTATCCTTATGTAAACAGAAAAATTTTTACTTCTAATAAAACTAAAGAAAATAAAGTTTCTTCGATGATTATGCCGTATTACAATGGTAAACAAATGGGATGCGGGTTAGTAATGCAATTTTAA
- a CDS encoding efflux RND transporter periplasmic adaptor subunit — protein sequence MKKKTLLLTLILPFFIGCKETPQAEKEVEKKIPVTLTTIDTTAIVSYTDLNATATYLVKNVIKANATGYLNSVNVATNDFVSKGAVLFSIKTRESKVLGNTVNNIDPSLHFGEALKVRANTTGYVTSVNVQQGDYVQDGDALVTINDVKSFAIVLSLPYELKKYIAIGNQLEVLLPDNSSIKASVQKFMPTVDATSQTQNVVLKINAKQNIPENLIVKVRIHKSSNTKTISLPKAAVLTDETETDFWIMELINESTAIKIPIKKGIETLDRVEIVSPILTHDDKILLTGNYGVEDTIQVKVIAK from the coding sequence ATGAAAAAAAAAACATTGCTTTTAACCCTAATACTCCCCTTTTTTATTGGATGTAAAGAAACACCTCAAGCCGAAAAAGAAGTTGAGAAAAAGATTCCAGTTACTTTAACTACGATTGATACAACGGCAATTGTTAGTTATACTGATTTGAATGCAACTGCTACTTATTTGGTAAAAAATGTAATTAAAGCAAACGCCACTGGTTATTTAAATTCTGTAAATGTTGCAACCAATGATTTTGTTTCAAAGGGAGCTGTTCTATTTTCGATAAAAACTAGAGAATCAAAAGTTTTAGGAAATACAGTAAATAATATTGACCCAAGTTTACATTTTGGTGAAGCACTAAAAGTTAGAGCAAATACAACTGGTTATGTTACTTCTGTAAATGTTCAGCAAGGAGATTACGTTCAGGATGGAGATGCTTTGGTAACAATAAATGATGTCAAAAGCTTTGCTATAGTTTTGAGTTTACCTTATGAATTAAAAAAATATATTGCTATCGGAAACCAATTGGAAGTGTTGCTTCCAGACAATTCATCAATAAAAGCAAGCGTTCAAAAATTTATGCCAACTGTTGATGCCACGTCTCAAACCCAAAATGTGGTTTTAAAAATTAATGCCAAACAAAATATACCCGAGAATTTGATTGTAAAAGTTAGGATTCATAAAAGTTCAAATACAAAAACAATTTCGCTGCCAAAAGCTGCTGTTTTGACTGATGAAACGGAAACTGATTTTTGGATTATGGAATTGATCAACGAATCGACAGCCATAAAAATTCCAATCAAAAAAGGAATTGAAACTCTAGACAGAGTGGAGATTGTTTCGCCAATTTTGACTCATGATGATAAAATTTTACTTACTGGGAATTATGGCGTTGAAGATACTATTCAGGTTAAAGTGATAGCAAAATAA
- a CDS encoding SRPBCC domain-containing protein — MNSNLQFDFLVDKEKNTITVRREFLADQQLVWDCYTKKELLDQWFAPKPLTTKTKVMDFSNGGQWHYAMIEPNGTEYWGLTTYLEIKPIEYYKALDAFCNEAGEINSDFPQAKWLVSFASKKENTVVETIVTYDSLQDLEAVIQMGMKDGLTSTLERLDDLLLTLK, encoded by the coding sequence ATGAACAGCAATTTACAATTCGACTTTCTTGTAGACAAGGAGAAGAATACGATTACAGTAAGAAGAGAATTCCTTGCCGACCAACAATTAGTTTGGGATTGTTATACAAAAAAGGAACTCCTGGATCAATGGTTTGCACCAAAACCACTAACGACCAAAACCAAAGTAATGGACTTTAGTAATGGTGGTCAATGGCATTATGCAATGATAGAACCTAATGGAACTGAATATTGGGGTTTGACTACCTATCTTGAAATAAAGCCAATTGAATATTACAAAGCATTAGATGCATTTTGTAATGAAGCTGGGGAAATTAATTCTGATTTTCCACAGGCAAAGTGGCTGGTTAGCTTTGCAAGTAAAAAAGAAAACACAGTTGTTGAAACTATTGTTACCTACGATTCACTTCAAGATTTAGAAGCAGTGATCCAAATGGGAATGAAAGACGGATTGACTTCAACACTTGAAAGATTAGACGATTTATTATTAACTTTAAAATAA
- a CDS encoding helix-turn-helix transcriptional regulator: MRRDIFQAIADPTRRAIITLIALQAMTPNAIAEHFDTTRQAVSKHLKILAECELVKQEQQGREIYYSLEIDKMKEIDKWLEQFKKIWETRFNQLDDLLLTIKNTKK; this comes from the coding sequence ATGAGGAGAGATATATTTCAGGCGATAGCCGATCCCACAAGGAGAGCAATTATTACGCTCATTGCATTACAGGCTATGACGCCAAATGCGATTGCAGAACATTTTGATACAACACGACAGGCAGTTTCAAAACATTTAAAAATATTAGCAGAATGCGAGCTGGTAAAACAAGAACAGCAAGGACGAGAAATTTATTATAGTCTTGAAATAGACAAAATGAAGGAAATAGACAAATGGTTGGAGCAATTCAAAAAGATTTGGGAAACTCGTTTTAACCAATTGGATGATTTATTATTAACAATTAAAAACACGAAAAAGTGA
- a CDS encoding DoxX family protein — MKNKIFFVLSLLFGLLFINAGLNKFFYYMPMPANLPEKMQKAMAAFTEIGWIMPLTGAVEVLGGLLIIIPKTRALGAIMILPVMVGILLTNIVQDTSGLPFAAVLFIILISIMLQNKEKYSPLFK; from the coding sequence ATGAAAAACAAAATCTTCTTCGTTTTGAGTCTTTTATTCGGACTTCTATTTATCAATGCAGGACTCAACAAGTTCTTTTATTATATGCCAATGCCAGCGAATTTGCCTGAAAAAATGCAAAAAGCAATGGCTGCATTTACCGAAATAGGTTGGATTATGCCACTTACTGGTGCGGTCGAAGTTTTGGGAGGATTGTTAATTATCATTCCAAAGACTAGAGCATTAGGAGCTATCATGATATTACCAGTTATGGTTGGAATTCTTTTAACGAATATTGTGCAGGACACTAGCGGTTTGCCTTTTGCTGCGGTCTTATTTATTATTTTGATTTCAATAATGCTTCAAAATAAAGAAAAGTATTCGCCTTTGTTTAAATAG
- a CDS encoding YncE family protein, translating into MKHTILLFLFVFFIQHSNSQNYSVSKKINIIGNEGWDYLAVDEVNQHLFVSHGNVVNVIDLKSDVTITTIPDTKGVHGIAIANDLNKAFISNGKDNSVTIINLKTFELIEKVKISGVKPDAILYDSFSKKVFTYNATSKNATVIDANTNKEIKSIPLGGKPEFSVTNTKGLIYVNIEDKNQIKTINTSTLTVVNTWSIAPGDEPSGLALDLETNRLFSVCGNKLMIVVNALNGKIITTLPIGDGCDGVAFDAKKKLAFSSNGEGTITVVKEYSADKFSVVETIATQKGARTITLNKTTNQLYSPTAEFGTKPEATVEIPNPRATIKPNSFAVLVIENTAQ; encoded by the coding sequence ATGAAACACACTATCCTTTTATTCTTGTTCGTTTTTTTTATCCAACATTCAAATTCGCAAAATTATTCAGTTTCAAAAAAAATAAATATAATTGGAAATGAAGGTTGGGATTATCTTGCTGTTGACGAAGTAAATCAACATTTATTTGTTTCTCACGGTAACGTTGTAAATGTTATTGATTTAAAATCAGATGTAACTATTACAACAATTCCAGATACTAAGGGAGTACACGGTATTGCGATTGCCAATGATTTAAATAAAGCGTTTATTAGCAATGGAAAAGACAATTCAGTAACCATAATCAATTTAAAGACTTTTGAATTAATTGAAAAAGTAAAAATTAGTGGCGTTAAACCAGACGCTATTTTATATGATTCTTTTTCTAAAAAAGTCTTTACCTACAATGCAACTAGTAAAAATGCTACAGTCATTGATGCCAATACCAATAAAGAAATAAAGTCGATTCCGCTTGGTGGAAAACCGGAATTCTCAGTCACCAATACTAAAGGGTTAATTTATGTAAACATAGAAGATAAAAATCAAATAAAAACAATAAATACCAGTACATTAACAGTAGTTAATACATGGAGTATTGCTCCAGGAGACGAGCCATCAGGTTTGGCTTTAGATTTAGAAACAAATAGATTATTTTCTGTCTGTGGTAATAAATTAATGATTGTTGTAAATGCTTTAAATGGTAAAATCATAACGACTTTGCCTATTGGAGATGGTTGTGATGGTGTTGCTTTTGATGCTAAAAAGAAACTTGCTTTTAGCTCTAATGGTGAAGGAACTATTACGGTTGTAAAAGAATATAGCGCCGATAAATTTTCTGTTGTAGAGACTATTGCAACACAAAAAGGGGCACGAACTATTACTTTGAATAAAACGACAAATCAATTGTATTCGCCGACGGCTGAATTTGGAACAAAACCTGAAGCAACAGTAGAAATCCCTAATCCAAGAGCTACAATTAAGCCCAATTCTTTTGCAGTTTTAGTTATTGAAAATACTGCTCAATAG
- a CDS encoding DUF1801 domain-containing protein has translation MENYNKEVTAYIDKMADFAKPILNRLREIIYSTCPDVQESIKWGTPHYSYKGDHLCMMGGFKQHCSFSLYKAELMKDKTIQDSVKAGKKFGYMDKLKDITELPNEKILVTYIREAMELNANSIAKPKPIKEKSTVEVTAPKAFLDALKNDKKATEIFESKSPSFRKNYIIWLADAKTEGTLQKRIDQSLEWIAEGKDRFWQSKK, from the coding sequence ATGGAAAATTACAATAAAGAAGTTACTGCCTATATCGATAAAATGGCAGATTTTGCAAAGCCTATACTTAACCGCTTAAGAGAAATAATATATAGCACCTGTCCTGATGTGCAAGAAAGTATAAAATGGGGAACACCTCATTATTCATACAAAGGTGACCATTTGTGTATGATGGGAGGTTTTAAGCAACATTGTTCGTTTAGTCTTTATAAAGCAGAATTAATGAAAGATAAAACCATTCAAGATAGCGTAAAAGCAGGAAAAAAGTTTGGATACATGGACAAATTAAAAGACATAACTGAATTGCCCAACGAGAAAATATTAGTTACATATATCAGAGAAGCAATGGAACTAAATGCTAACAGTATTGCAAAACCTAAACCTATAAAAGAGAAATCAACAGTTGAAGTTACTGCGCCAAAAGCATTTCTTGATGCATTAAAAAATGACAAAAAAGCAACCGAAATTTTCGAAAGCAAATCGCCTTCATTTCGCAAGAACTATATCATTTGGCTTGCAGATGCAAAAACGGAAGGCACACTGCAAAAACGAATTGATCAGTCTCTAGAATGGATAGCAGAAGGCAAAGATCGATTTTGGCAATCAAAAAAATAA